In Natronococcus occultus SP4, the following proteins share a genomic window:
- a CDS encoding NUDIX hydrolase has translation MSTDPLAWETLEDRTSYSCPGFDVITETVRLPDGTETEFDYLSEPASVCVLPFTPDGDVVCIEEWRQAVSRVSRGVPVGSTEPDDDDLETAARRELAEETGHEADRIEPLVTVEPANGLADSVMHFFVADGCQPTAEQRLDHNESIRVAPTSFAELTEAVREGEIRDGRTVLALSYYRLFEDGQ, from the coding sequence ATGTCGACCGATCCGCTCGCCTGGGAGACCCTCGAGGACCGAACATCGTACTCCTGTCCGGGATTCGACGTGATCACCGAGACCGTTCGGCTTCCGGACGGGACCGAAACCGAGTTCGACTACCTCTCGGAGCCCGCGAGTGTCTGCGTCCTCCCCTTTACGCCCGATGGCGACGTCGTCTGCATCGAGGAGTGGCGCCAGGCGGTCTCGCGGGTTAGTCGCGGCGTTCCCGTCGGGAGCACCGAACCGGACGACGACGACCTTGAGACTGCGGCCCGGCGCGAGCTCGCCGAGGAAACCGGTCACGAGGCCGACCGCATCGAGCCACTCGTGACGGTCGAACCGGCAAACGGGCTCGCGGACTCGGTTATGCACTTTTTCGTCGCCGACGGCTGCCAGCCGACGGCCGAGCAGCGACTCGATCACAACGAGAGCATTCGGGTCGCTCCGACGAGCTTCGCGGAGCTCACGGAGGCTGTCCGGGAGGGCGAGATCCGCGACGGTCGAACGGTCCTGGCGCTGTCGTACTACCGCTTGTTCGAGGACGGGCAGTAG
- a CDS encoding PadR family transcriptional regulator has protein sequence MDELTGFQRDLLYVIAGKDRPSGQEILDDINEYIDQPVTHGRLYPNLDALVEKELIEKGQLDRRTNYYALTPNGRRELQRRQEWVDQYVDV, from the coding sequence ATGGACGAACTCACCGGCTTCCAGCGCGACCTGCTGTACGTCATCGCAGGGAAGGATCGACCGTCGGGACAGGAGATTCTCGACGACATCAACGAGTACATCGACCAGCCCGTCACCCACGGTCGGCTGTACCCGAACCTCGACGCGCTCGTCGAGAAAGAGCTCATCGAGAAGGGCCAGCTCGACCGTCGGACGAACTACTACGCTCTGACGCCGAACGGGCGTCGCGAACTCCAGCGGCGCCAGGAGTGGGTCGACCAGTACGTCGACGTCTGA